The Porphyrobacter sp. HT-58-2 genome segment CTTGCACAAGGGCGCTGGCCGGAGTTCCCGCGCGCTGCTACGACCCGTTCGGCCAGATTGGAGCCATAGGCGGGAGAGGCAGAACGTGGCGATTGACGAGAGCCGGGCATTCAAGCCGATCAACATCGCCGTTCTGACCGTTTCCGACACGCGCACGCCAGAGACTGATACCTCGGGCGATATCCTCGCGGGCCGAGTGACCGGCGCAGGCCACATCCTGGCCGCGCGCACCATCGTGAAAGACGACGCCCACCTGCTTGCCGCCCAGTTCGAGGCGTGGATCGACGATCCGCAGATCGATGCTGTGGTCAGCACCGGAGGCACCGGCCTGACCGGGCGCGATGTCACGCCTGAGGCACTGGCGATGATCAATGGCGCGCGCGACATTCCGGGCTTTGGCGAGCTGTTCCGCTGGCTCAGTTTCAAGAGCATCGGCACCAGCACGGTACAATCGCGCGCCTGTGCGGTGGTGGCGCGCGGCACCTACATCTTCGCGCTCCCCGGCTCGAACGGCGCGGTCAAGGATGGCTGGGACGGCATCCTTGCCGAACAGCTCGACAGCCGCAACCGCCCCTGCAACTTTGTCGAACTGATGCCGCGCCTCAGGGAAATCTAGGCCGCGTTACCCGAAACCCTCCCCCGCCTCGCCGGGTGCAAATCGCACCAACCGGCTGTCGACGAGTGCGGCGGTGCGATTAACCACCGCGATCTGGTAATCGGGGTCCTTGATCATGGCGAAGAAGGCGCCGGCATTGGGGTACTGGGCGATGAAGGCATCGTGCCAGCGTTCGCCTTCCGGCCCCGTCACCATCGTCTCGAACCGTCCGCGCCACAGGATCTGCCCGCCGAGCTTGCGGAAGATCGGGCCGCTCGTGACGCCGTATTCCTCATAGGCGCGCCGCCCGCTCCAGCCTTTGCCCGCGTGTTCATGACCCTCCGGGTATTCGGCCTGATCACGATAGAGCAGCAGATTCAGCATGTTGATCGGGGTATCGCGCGGCAGGTCCTTGAACGCCTGAAAATTGTCCGGCGAGGGGTCGATATAGGTCTGGCAGGTCATGGGCTGGGGTCCTCCTCCCTCAAGTCGCGTTGCATGTAGACGGTATCGAGCAGCCGCCCGAACTTGAAGCCGACATTGCGCATCCGCCCGGCGTGAGCAAAGCCGCACTTGCCGTGGAGTGCGACCGAGGCCGGCTCGCCCCCGCCGATCACCGCGATCATCTGCTGGAAACCGCTCGCACGCGCCGCCGCGATCAGGGCGAGGAGCAGCGCCGTTCCGATCCCGCCCCCGCGCGCATCACGGGTGACATAGATGCTGTCCTCGCAAGTGTGCGCGTAAGCGGCGCGGTCACGGAAGCGGGCGGCATAAGCATAGGCGACCACGTCACCCTCACGCTCGGCGACGAGAAAGGGAAATCCGCGGGTGGCGAAATCGGCAATCTTTGCCGCCCATGTCGCTTCATCAGGCGCGACGGTATCGAAGGTCGCCGTGCCATTGGCCACGTGCCATGCGTAGATCGCGGCGATGGCCTGCGCGTCGGCGGGACACGCAGGCCGGACGCCCGCATCAGGCAAGCTTGTAATCCGCAAACCGGTCGCGCAGATCCTTCTTGCTGATCTTGCCGGTGGCGGTGTGCGGAATGTCGTCGACGAATTCGACCGCATCGGGCAGCCACCACTTGGCGATCAGCGGCTTCAAATGCTCGATGATTTCGCCGCCGGTCACCTCGGCCCCGGCCTTCTTGACCACGAACAGCACCGGGCGCTCGTCCCACTTGGGGTGATAGATGCCGATACAGGCGGCCTCGGCCACTGCCGGATGCCCGCAGGCGGCGTTTTCGAGCTCGACCGAGCTGATCCATTCGCCGCCGGACTTGATCACGTCCTTGGTGCGGTCGGTCAGTTGCAGCGTGCCGTCGGGATGCAGGATGCCGACATCGCCGGTGTCGAACCAGCCTTCGTTGTTCACCGCGTCCTGTTCCGCCTTGAAGTAGCGCTTGATGATCCACGGACCCCGGATCTGGAGCGCGCCCGAGGTCTTGCCGTCGCGCGGCAATTCGGTGGTCATGTCGTCGAGATCGACGGTGCGCAGCTGCACGCCGAAGATCGGACGGCCCTGCATTGCGGTCTTCTCGATCTTTTCCTCAAGCGTGAGCTGGTCCCAGTCCCAGGTCGGCCCGCCAACCGTGCCGATGGGCGAGGTTTCGGTCATCCCCCAGGCGTGCTGGACGCGGGTGCCGTTCTTCATCAGCCGCTCGATCATGAACTTGGGCGCCGCCGAGCCGCCGATAGTGGCGGCTTTCAAAGGCGGCAGGTCGAGGCCGTTGGCGTCGCAATACTGGAAATGCGCCAGCCAAACGGTCGGCACGCCCGCGCTGTCGGTTACCCCTTCGCGCAGCATCAGATCGTGCAGCACGGCCGGGTCATTGACCGCCGAGAACACGAACTTGATCCCCGCCATCGCGCCCGCATAGGGCAGGCCCCAGCTTGCCGCATGGAACATCGGCACGACAGGCAGCATCACCGAAGCCGCGCTGAAATTGAACGCCGCCGGTTGCAGTCCGCTCATGGCGTGCATCACCGTCGAGCGGTGTTCGTATTGCACGCCCTTGGGATTGCCGGTGGTGCCGCTGGTGTAGCAGATCATGCAGGGGTCGGTTTCCGGCCCGGTGACCCATTCGAAATCACCGTCCTCTGCGCCGATCCAGTCCTCGAAGGCCGGGGCGTTAGCGCCAGAATCATAGCAGATGTAATGCTCGACCGTGGTCCAGCGCGCCTTCATCCGGTCAACGATAGGCTGGAACGCCGCGTCATAGCACAGCACCCGGTCCTCGGCGTGGTTTACGATATATTCGAGCTGATCGTCGAACAGCCGAGGGTTCACGGTGTGGAGCACCCCGCCCATGCCCGCCACGCCATACCAGCTCACCAGATGGCGCGCATGGTTCATGGCGAGGCTTGCCACTTTGTCGCCAGGCTTGATGCCGAGCCGCTGGAGCGCCTGCGCCATCTTGAGCGCATCGGCGCGGATGCCCGCCCAGTTGG includes the following:
- the moaB gene encoding molybdenum cofactor biosynthesis protein B codes for the protein MAIDESRAFKPINIAVLTVSDTRTPETDTSGDILAGRVTGAGHILAARTIVKDDAHLLAAQFEAWIDDPQIDAVVSTGGTGLTGRDVTPEALAMINGARDIPGFGELFRWLSFKSIGTSTVQSRACAVVARGTYIFALPGSNGAVKDGWDGILAEQLDSRNRPCNFVELMPRLREI
- a CDS encoding DUF1330 domain-containing protein, with product MTCQTYIDPSPDNFQAFKDLPRDTPINMLNLLLYRDQAEYPEGHEHAGKGWSGRRAYEEYGVTSGPIFRKLGGQILWRGRFETMVTGPEGERWHDAFIAQYPNAGAFFAMIKDPDYQIAVVNRTAALVDSRLVRFAPGEAGEGFG
- a CDS encoding GNAT family N-acetyltransferase, translating into MTSLPDAGVRPACPADAQAIAAIYAWHVANGTATFDTVAPDEATWAAKIADFATRGFPFLVAEREGDVVAYAYAARFRDRAAYAHTCEDSIYVTRDARGGGIGTALLLALIAAARASGFQQMIAVIGGGEPASVALHGKCGFAHAGRMRNVGFKFGRLLDTVYMQRDLREEDPSP
- a CDS encoding long-chain fatty acid--CoA ligase; translation: MARLGAMQDWTMRVTAVIDHAAREAGDREIVSRWADGSETRTNWAGIRADALKMAQALQRLGIKPGDKVASLAMNHARHLVSWYGVAGMGGVLHTVNPRLFDDQLEYIVNHAEDRVLCYDAAFQPIVDRMKARWTTVEHYICYDSGANAPAFEDWIGAEDGDFEWVTGPETDPCMICYTSGTTGNPKGVQYEHRSTVMHAMSGLQPAAFNFSAASVMLPVVPMFHAASWGLPYAGAMAGIKFVFSAVNDPAVLHDLMLREGVTDSAGVPTVWLAHFQYCDANGLDLPPLKAATIGGSAAPKFMIERLMKNGTRVQHAWGMTETSPIGTVGGPTWDWDQLTLEEKIEKTAMQGRPIFGVQLRTVDLDDMTTELPRDGKTSGALQIRGPWIIKRYFKAEQDAVNNEGWFDTGDVGILHPDGTLQLTDRTKDVIKSGGEWISSVELENAACGHPAVAEAACIGIYHPKWDERPVLFVVKKAGAEVTGGEIIEHLKPLIAKWWLPDAVEFVDDIPHTATGKISKKDLRDRFADYKLA